The window TTCACGCCCTATCCGCGCTTCAAGGCGGCCGAGGGCGCGGTGGGCGAGTACAACGGCAAGTTCATGTGCGGGCAGTTCGTGCTGCGCGGCTCCTCGGTCGCGACGCCGCCGGAGCATGCGCGGTCGACCTACCGCAACTTCTTCCCACCCGACAAGCGCTGGCAATTCTCCGGCCTTCGCCTGGCTGAGGACATCTGATGCTGGACCGCGCGCCGCTGCAGGCCGCCCAGCGCGAGGCGTTTCGCGCCGACGTGCTGGAGGGGCTGTCCAAAACCGCCAAGACGCTGCCCAGCAGGTGGCTTTACGACGACCGAGGATCCGAGCTGTTCGAGGAGATCACGCAGCTCCCCGAGTACTACCCGACGCGGACCGAGACCACGATCCTCCGCTCCGAGGCGGAGGCGATCGCGGCCTTCTGCGGCCCGCGCGCGACGCTGATCGAATATGGCGCGGGCGCGGGCGTGAAGACGGAAATCGTTCTGTCGGCGCTCGACAACCCGGCGAGCTACGTGCCCGTGGACATCGCCGGCGACTTTCTCGCGCTCTCCACCGAGCGGCTCGAGCAGCGGTTTCCGTGGCTCGAAATCCGTCCGGTGGTGGCCGACTTCACCGACGATTTCGACCTGCCGGCGGACCTGCCCCGGCTCAACCGCCGCGTCGGCTTCTTTCCGGGCTCCACCATCGGCAACCTCTCGCAGGCCCAGGCGGTGGCTTTCCTCGCGCAGGTCGGCGCGCATGTCGGCGAGACCGGCCGCGCGGTCGTCGGGGTCGATCTGGTGAAGCCGCTCGACCGTCTGGTTCCGGCCTATGACGACGCCGCCGGCGTGACGGCCGCCTTCAACCTGAACCTCCTCGTCCGCATCAACCGCGAACTCGACGGGACCTTCGACACCGCGCGCTTCGCGCATGAGGCGCGCTGGAACGCGGACGAGCAGGCGATCGAGATGCACCTCAGGAGCCTCGCGCCGCAGGTCGTGGCGGTGGCCGGGCGCGAGGTCGCCTTCGCCGAGGGCGAGACGATCCACACCGAAAGCTCGCGCAAGTACGGCGTCGACAGCTTCGTGGCGCTCGCCGCGGAGGCCGGCTGGCGCGAGGGCGACGTGTGGCGCGACGCCGACGGGCTGTTCGCGGTCGTCGGGCTGAAGCGGGCGGCTTAAAATCGGTAGTTCAAGCCGACACGGACCTGACCGCCCGCGGCGTCGGGACCGACGTCGCCGCCGGCGTTGAAGGTCTTCCGATCGAGATCGACGTAGACGTACTCCGCGGTGGCGGAGACCCGGTCGAACAGCCGCACCTCGACGCCGACGCCGACCAGCCATCCCGCCTGCAACGCGCTGTCGCGGCGACCGGCCCGGACGTAGTCGGTCGCCGCGAAGGCGGCGCCGACCGTCCCGTAGGCCATGAAACGGTCGAAGGCGTAGCCGATGCGGGCGCGAATCTCGCCAGCCGCCTCGACCTCGGTGCGTCCGCCGGCGCGGCGCGCGTCCATGTCGCTTGCGAGCAGGCCGCCGTCGACGCCGACGACCACATCGTCGAAGCGCCAGTCGTAGCCGACCGACGCGCCCGCCAGCGCGCCGCGGCCGTCGAGCGAGCCGTAGCCCACGTAGATCCCCGCCCGCGGCCCGCTCCAGTCGAACGCGGCCGGGCCCGCAGCCGCCGTCGCCGCGTCCGCCGCCAGGGCGTGGGACGCGCCGGCAAGAACGATCAGCGTGGACAGGAGCAGCAGGCGAAGCAGCATCGGCGGGGGATCCGGGTGCGACAGCGACGCCGTCAGGATACCTCCGTGAGGCGGCCTTTCGGTTAACGCAAGCTTGCTGCGGCCGCTAAAGTTTCCCTGAGTCAACCGAACGTTAACACAGGCGCGCGGCGTAAAAAGAAACCCCCGCGCGAGCAAATCGCACGGGGGTTTGGAGATCCGTCGAGCCGCGGGAGCGGCGCGTGATCACCACATGTTGTTGAACTTGTACGCCACGCCGCCCATCAGGCGGTTCTCGGTGGTCGAGCTCTTCAGCTTCGCGCCGTCGATGTTGAATTTGTCGCTGCCGTAGTCGGTGTAGCGGTACTCGACGCGCGCCGTGACGTTGTCCGTCACCGCGCTCTCGGCGCCGACGCCCACGGTGTAGCCGACGGCGGTCTTGCTGTCGTGGCCGGCGACGACGCCGTTCGACGCGGAGACCTTCTGGTCGGCGTAGGCGACGCCGGCGGCGCCGTAGGCCAGGAACTTGTCGAAGGCGTAGCCGACGCGGGCCCGGGTGGCGCCGTTCCAGTTCTTCTTGTTGCGGACGCTCACGCCGCCGCCGCTCTTGCGGTCTTCGCCGTCGTCGTAGTTAAAGTCGGTCTCGACGCCGACCACAACGGGGGAGCCGTCGAACTGGTGGTTGTAGCCGGCGTAGGCGCCGACGATCCCGCCGTTCGGCTTGGTGTCGGGCGTGTTCCTGTTCTTCGACTTCGACCAGCCGTAGCCGGCCTGGGCGCCGAGATAGGCGCCGGACCAGCTGTAGCCCTGCGCGGGCGCGGCGTAGTCGGCCGGGGCGGTTTCGTAGGGGAGGTCGGCCGCGAAGGCGGCGGGAGCCGCGAGCGCGACGGCTGCGGCTGCGGCGATGACGGTGCGGATCATTGGGGGGCCTCGATACTCAACAACCGGACGGGATGAGGGGCGCGTCCGTACGCGAAACGACACGGTTCAAGCGCAGGCGTTGCAGCCGGCGTTGACCGGACCCTAGCGGCCAATCGTTAGCGATGCGTGAAGGTTATCGCGGCGTGAAAAGATCTCGCCGTTTCCACTGCGCAATGCCGCCATGCATTAACGAAGCAACGTGAAACAAAAAAAGCCCGCGGCGAGGCCGCGGGCTTTTCAAGAACGATCCGGGCGACCGAAGTCGCCCGGGCGTTATCAGAACGGGCTGGTGAACTTGTACGCCACGCCGCCCATGACGCGGTGCTCGGTGTACTTGGACTTGGTGGTCGGGTCGATGCTGAACTTGTCGCGGCCGTAGTCCGCATAGCGGTAGTCGGCGCGAACCGTGACGTCGTCGGTCGCAGCGTACTCGACGCCGCCGCCGACGGTCCAGCCGAACGCGGTGGTGTCGTCCTTGCCGCCGCCGACGCGGGACTTGATCTCACGGTCGGCGTAGGCGACGCCGGCGGTGCCGTACGCGAGGAACCGGTCGAAGGCGTAGCCGAGGCGAGCGCGGGTGGCGCCGTTCCAGTCCGTGGTCGCCCGGGCGCTGCTCCGCTTGGCGTCGATATCCGCGTAGTTGAAGTCGGTCTCGATGCCGATCACGACCGGCGAACCGTCGAACTGGTAGTTGTAGCCGGCGTAGCCGCCGACGACGAGGCCATCGGCCTTGCGGTTGATGGTGCGGCCCCAGCTGTAGCCAGCCTGAGCGCCGATGTACGGGCCGGTCCAGGTGAAGGACGGCACGGCGACGGCGGCCATCGGAGCTTCGTAGGCCGGGAGATCCGCAGCCATAGCGGCGGGAACCACGGCGACGACCGCTGCAGCCGAGGCAGCGCCGAGAAGGAAGCGACGGATCATTTTGAGTACCCTCTTACTGATGTTCGGCCTGAACGTATCCAGGCTCCGTGTCTGCCATTTAAGGGGAAAGGCGGCCGAAGTGCAGTGCCTAAACTGCAACAGTGATCAATCTTCGGTCCAAAGCCTCTACTCGAAACGGACAACTACACGTGGTGACAACTGACAATGATCTACATCAATCGCCAGTAATTTTACCTGCGATGCGAGACCGCAGGTCAGGCCCAACCGAATGACCGATAAACCTTACCAGCCGGTTGAGAATTTATATCCGACGCCGAGCATCACCCGGTTCTCGGACAGATCCGATT is drawn from Methylopila sp. 73B and contains these coding sequences:
- the egtD gene encoding L-histidine N(alpha)-methyltransferase; amino-acid sequence: MLDRAPLQAAQREAFRADVLEGLSKTAKTLPSRWLYDDRGSELFEEITQLPEYYPTRTETTILRSEAEAIAAFCGPRATLIEYGAGAGVKTEIVLSALDNPASYVPVDIAGDFLALSTERLEQRFPWLEIRPVVADFTDDFDLPADLPRLNRRVGFFPGSTIGNLSQAQAVAFLAQVGAHVGETGRAVVGVDLVKPLDRLVPAYDDAAGVTAAFNLNLLVRINRELDGTFDTARFAHEARWNADEQAIEMHLRSLAPQVVAVAGREVAFAEGETIHTESSRKYGVDSFVALAAEAGWREGDVWRDADGLFAVVGLKRAA
- a CDS encoding outer membrane beta-barrel protein; translated protein: MLLRLLLLSTLIVLAGASHALAADAATAAAGPAAFDWSGPRAGIYVGYGSLDGRGALAGASVGYDWRFDDVVVGVDGGLLASDMDARRAGGRTEVEAAGEIRARIGYAFDRFMAYGTVGAAFAATDYVRAGRRDSALQAGWLVGVGVEVRLFDRVSATAEYVYVDLDRKTFNAGGDVGPDAAGGQVRVGLNYRF
- a CDS encoding outer membrane protein, whose amino-acid sequence is MIRTVIAAAAAVALAAPAAFAADLPYETAPADYAAPAQGYSWSGAYLGAQAGYGWSKSKNRNTPDTKPNGGIVGAYAGYNHQFDGSPVVVGVETDFNYDDGEDRKSGGGVSVRNKKNWNGATRARVGYAFDKFLAYGAAGVAYADQKVSASNGVVAGHDSKTAVGYTVGVGAESAVTDNVTARVEYRYTDYGSDKFNIDGAKLKSSTTENRLMGGVAYKFNNMW
- a CDS encoding outer membrane protein produces the protein MIRRFLLGAASAAAVVAVVPAAMAADLPAYEAPMAAVAVPSFTWTGPYIGAQAGYSWGRTINRKADGLVVGGYAGYNYQFDGSPVVIGIETDFNYADIDAKRSSARATTDWNGATRARLGYAFDRFLAYGTAGVAYADREIKSRVGGGKDDTTAFGWTVGGGVEYAATDDVTVRADYRYADYGRDKFSIDPTTKSKYTEHRVMGGVAYKFTSPF